GGGGCTGACCagttatttgtttttttcagcGTCGCTTTAATGTCTTCCTCTGTAATGGTCACATCATCCATCCGATATTTTGATGATTCCCTTTCGGCTTCTCTGACCCATTGTGGACTATCGTCGTGGATTTTCTCTTCCTCCCATATGTTTTTCCAGAACAGGTGCATTTCTTCTTCAGTGGGTGGTTCTTCCCCAACGGAGGTTTCATCTTCAAGCTGGCGGAAAAACTGCTGCTGATTCTTATAGAAGAGTTGGTTATTCTTGTATCTTTCAACTCTTTCGTTGTATCGTTGGAGCCTGCAACCTAATACTTTAATCTTTTGTTTCAGCCTGTCAGATATCACGACAACACTTTCCCTGAAGCAGCTGTTTCGAGCTTTGATCTTGAATGTGGATGCTATCTGGCGTGTCAGTTTCTCAACCCTGCCTGATGGTGGTTGGGTGCTCAGGTAAGTATGTAATATgccgattttttttctgatatctGTTATCTTTTTTTCTAGCCGCTGTTTCCAAGGTGGTGCTGTTTCCTGTTTCTTTGGTTGTGTATCTACTATCTTCGCCCCCAATTCAGTGCATGCAGTAATCGCGCCCGCGTAAACGAAATCCGTTACCTGCTCCAGCGTTCCTGTTAGTGGTAAGTTTCTCTCAAGTAATTTGTCGATTTCGTGTACCTTTTGCAACATTAACTTCGAGCCTTTCATTCTAGGTATTCTTGGCCTGTTTTCAGGTGGTATTCCAGCGTACAAGAGGTGATTTTTGAGGAGTTGTCGTTCTAGCGTGCTGGGTTTGACTGCGCTGCTTTCTTCCTCTTCTGGTGTCTGGGTAGGAACTGTCCCAGTGGATTGTTCACGACAATCGTATATTGCGCTTCGTGGATAACAGCTGAGCTTAATGTTGTCGAGCTCTATTGCAGTGAACTTATCGTTATTCAGCAACCACTTGATTCTATTCGCCAGCAGATTTGGATAAGATGGTTTCTCCGGATTTATCTCATTCCAGGTTTGGGTGAGTGTCTGTCTATAGTTCAGGTTTTCTCTCTGTTCCAATTCCTTCGATATAAAATGAACACGCATAAGCAGTACATTTTGTTCCTCAGTCCAGCGTGTTCTCCCATCTCGTCTGAGAACGTCAGCGGGACGGAATCGAATTCCATCCAAGCTGTTGCTCCTCCTTCCTCTCCTAAGGGAAAATGAGATTGGGCTTACGGTGCCATCTCGGGGGGCTGCGCCGCTTGCCCCACAGCTGACCCCAACAGGCTCTACCTCCGGACGGCTCCGAAGAGGGCCAGCCTGCTGCCCTCTACCGCCCTGAATCATACTTCGCGTAATGGGAGCAACCAATTCTTCAACTTCCAGGCTGCCAACCTTGGAAGCTGGGTGACTCGGGTATGCGGGGCCGTCAGTCCCCGAAGGCATTCGCCACCctgcaatatatatatatatatatatatatatatatataacaatagttataagtatgataaggggtgtgggaaaattgataagtgttataatttcactcttctttatttcatttagtcgacgtttcgatcccgatggggaccttcttcaggactctacaatagcaatagaaaacagtcaaaaacatggcaaccacaaaacatgtaaaaatagtacataccgaaatacagagttgtaaagatcttatttgaacacaaatcaatagctctcaagaaagcaatgaacaagaacatcaacaaattcagcgaaaaaagatctgatatttcgttagcacaagagtagaaatcaattatcatatgtaaataaggtaaacagaaaaatcaacaaaatgagaggttgtcaaaaatgttgtcaaccagacttgccacagaatacacgcacatgacaaatgaaacatagaatagcattaaatcacatttggtcgcagtaattcactctcaccgaactcagaacaaatgcgattattgaaagactccatgaaccgaatccaatcccctctcacagaaatagtccggaacacagatttcattattacgttatcccgactgtagaacttgtgaaaatattcattccatttgatccgtccaattctctgccaccaaactggtcataatgaatcaaataagtatagatggagctaatattgtttacatcccttctgtaattcatagaacaaatgtgtcgtttaatatggtacatctctaagaaacatcttttctttccactaactgcacattcaagaattttggtggaatcataatccattgggtgatctttgtcccgggtatggtctgctagggcacaaatcttatttggattcttgatgtcgctcttgtgttgagcaatccttctcttcaaaagctgagatgtctgaccaatatacacctcactacatattgaacatggaatacaatacaccacaccactcatattatcaacagtcatcctatctttcactcgactgtatagtctgtcaattttaaaataagatttcggaatcaatttaatttgtgtggtctttaggaggttaattaatgcattagtcataccatttattaggggaatagaagagtaaagaattctatctacgttctcagtgtccacagtggtggatgcgcccctctctccattcgttggctgtctcgaaggagtggtattgtatatcaatctggacaacaacctctttgggtatccattctctagcatcaattgtaacaataacctcagattctgctgccttagacttggatgggcaactttttcgatgcgattcttcaatcctaaaatcatgtttaccttttgtccatgtggatgattggaaaaatagtgtaagtatctccctgaacttgttggctttcggtaccaatccagaatcagcctattttccggtgttcgaatcacccttgtatccaggaatgggacaccactcgctgtttcttcctccaacgtaaactgtatactttcatgttcactgttgaacctgtttagaacgaaagcagcctggtctttaggtacagcacatattagatcatcaacatatttcttgatgaaaggaatgtgaaaaggaatgctgacaagaatgcagtccagaaggaaatccattactacttcagcaatggacggactgaagttggaacccataggggaaccgagcacctgtttgaagaacctaccattaaaaagaaaatagttagaagaaaacaggaacttaatggcatatatgaattcttcttttggtagactagtgtggtttttgatagtatcccacttgttctcaacagctgagactgccaactctacaggaatgttggtgaaaagagatacaacgtccaggctgatcaggacataatcaacaggtaactggaaaccattcacacattgggcaaaagcaaaggaatcttcaataaaatatctacttctggtggaagaaagatatttagacaggatgtctgaaacaaaaactgacagtttggaagtggggg
Above is a window of Harmonia axyridis chromosome X, icHarAxyr1.1, whole genome shotgun sequence DNA encoding:
- the LOC123686193 gene encoding uncharacterized protein LOC123686193, which gives rise to MPSGTDGPAYPSHPASKVGSLEVEELVAPITRSMIQGGRGQQAGPLRSRPEVEPVGVSCGASGAAPRDGTVSPISFSLRRGRRSNSLDGIRFRPADVLRRDGRTRWTEEQNVLLMRVHFISKELEQRENLNYRQTLTQTWNEINPEKPSYPNLLANRIKWLLNNDKFTAIELDNIKLSCYPRSAIYDCREQSTGTVPTQTPEEEESSAVKPSTLERQLLKNHLLYAGIPPENRPRIPRMKGSKLMLQKVHEIDKLLERNLPLTGTLEQVTDFVYAGAITACTELGAKIVDTQPKKQETAPPWKQRLEKKITDIRKKIGILHTYLSTQPPSGRVEKLTRQIASTFKIKARNSCFRESVVVISDRLKQKIKVLGCRLQRYNERVERYKNNQLFYKNQQQFFRQLEDETSVGEEPPTEEEMHLFWKNIWEEEKIHDDSPQWVREAERESSKYRMDDVTITEEDIKATLKKTNNWSAPGVDKIQNYWWKYFAATHQHLAKLFQETLEDPTKIPDFFTLGISHMLPKGNNAANPKNYRPITCLPTIYKVLTGVLTRHIWKHVNESNILAPEQKGCRRNARGCKEMLITDFIITKQVKRRQRNISLAWVDYRKAFDSIPHSWLKKTLHLYGISKPVIALLEHMMKTWRTQLEVNSKNKYYKTAEIKIRRGIFQGDTLSPLWFCLALNILSKLLKNQIYGYVVHKARNIKINHQMYVDDLKLYAANEEQIKQQLKIVASFSETIGMEMGLEKCAVVHVRRGKVQDGAGLHVMDDITIPGLGPQESYKYLGVQQALDIKTTEMKGVFREKFLTRLRKVLQSKLNSKIYKI